A genomic region of Rhipicephalus sanguineus isolate Rsan-2018 chromosome 3, BIME_Rsan_1.4, whole genome shotgun sequence contains the following coding sequences:
- the LOC119386338 gene encoding neprilysin-2 produces the protein MSGGGEAPATPWAATAATSIFPPRSQPLRWRLCVVCSALGVVVIGIGASLALHRIVSGPGAGSRGLLESGRRSRDATSSPLKPGRRDSAPSCVGESCHLLARYISESLQDGDPCDNFYEYVCANWSATYQLQGEAMYSEAVMSTRELEDKLTAMLAAGTEDTGSRAMFDLYSACLNMSTSGSEKLVFQEILDSVGLSGFPYAWSLASSAAVAGRLLRITGVSPFVHVSLTDSGIMLHGARTLFPDFVYVANAHRGWYIDAARRIAHMPMPELFDFEQELVALLSAPLEEFVTVSVKELESTAEWNWAEFLTNAIFGIRTITTATKVTYEPKRLGVGLLGLVSSTKPALVLNYLGFRLALAYAPMLPGKRFRKLSDVAVAHTVGWEDGWGERRSHVCTVIAARAEPGLAAYLLAVQSKHDENEPVLKSMAEHAKRDVLEFLGEMSWVTESFLAKLEHRVKTLKTAFFVPAEWRKFAFRTSQCRPFNCASANLRAVDLFRKMVVQRQRRRLAASRRPFPDYPLDLFEADSRVLGDGTLFVPLGAVRGTYHQDAFWEYHLPRVLLQMSSALMDVFRDVSFQLRSNYTDLHNRFAVAESCLREDRLSMSEATSVPFSSNGTAREDVRDLLAVAAAFRAYSRLIGTSREGTLPGLPFSNDQLFFVHFALNRCERYDTAYEDQLLRHGRRAHARYRVNGPLRHSISFNRAFQCRRGSYMNPRRKCVF, from the exons ATGTCCGGCGGTGGTGAAGCTCCTGCGACTCCGTGGGCGGCCACCGCGGCCACGTCTATCTTCCCGCCTCGTTCTCAGCCTCTTCGTTGGCGACTCTGCGTCGTCTGCAGTGCTTTGGGCGTGGTCGTCATTGGCATCGGCGCATCGCTGGCCTTGCACAGAATAGTGAGCGGCCCTGGAGCCGGTTCTCGGGGCTTGCTTGAATCCGGCCGGCGAAGCCGTGACGCCACGTCGTCGCCGTTGAAGCCTGGTCGGCGAGACTCGGCACCGAGTTGCGTAGGCGAAAGCTGTCATCTTCTTGCAAG GTACATTTCGGAGTCCCTCCAAGACGGTGACCCCTGCGACAACTTCTATGAGTACGTCTGCGCAAACTGGAGCGCCACCTACCAATTACAAGGCGAGGCCATGTACTCCGAGGCTGTCATGAGCACGCGCGAATTGGAAGACAAGCTGACAGCCATGCTGGCGGCCGGCACTGAAGACACGGGAAGCCGCGCCATGTTCGACCTGTATAGTGCCTGCCTGAACATGTCTACCTCTGGTTCAGAAAAGCTCGTCTTCCAAGAGATCCTCGACAGCGTCGGCCTTAGCGGATTTCCGTACGCCTGGAGCCTCGCCAGTTCAGCAGCTGTGGCCGGCAGGCTCCTGCGAATCACCGGTGTCTCACCGTTCGTGCACGTAAGCCTGACGGACAGCGGGATCATGCTGCACGGTGCACgaacactcttcccggacttcgTTTACGTGGCCAACGCGCACCGTGGTTGGTACATCGACGCGGCTCGCCGTATTGCCCACATGCCCATGCCGGAGCTCTTCGATTTCGAGCAGGAACTCGTGGCGCTTCTCAGCGCGCCCCTTGAAGAGTTCGTGACGGTGTCCGTCAAGGAGCTCGAGTCGACTGCGGAGTGGAACTGGGCAGAGTTCTTGACGAACGCCATTTTCGGCATCCGTACAATTACAACCGCTACCAAAGTGACCTACGAGCCCAAGCGACTCGGGGTTGGCTTGCTCGGGCTCGTGTCTTCTACGAAACCAGCGCTAGTGCTGAACTATCTCGGGTTCCGACTAGCGCTCGCGTACGCGCCGATGCTGCCGGGCAAGCGGTTTCGCAAGCTGAGCGACGTAGCAGTTGCGCACACTGTCGGCTGGGAGGACGGCTGGGGCGAGCGTCGCAGCCACGTCTGCACTGTAATAGCGGCGCGAGCCGAACCGGGACTCGCGGCTTACCTGCTGGCCGTTCAGTCGAAACACGACGAGAACGAGCCAGTGTTGAAGAGCATGGCGGAGCACGCCAAGAGGGACGTCCTCGAGTTCCTCGGCGAGATGTCCTGGGTGACGGAGTCATTCCTGGCCAAGCTAGAACACCGCGTCAAGACGCTCAAGACGGCCTTCTTCGTGCCGGCCGAGTGGCGGAAGTTCGCGTTCCGCACGTCTCAGTGCCGACCGTTCAACTGCGCTTCGGCTAACCTACGAGCGGTCGACCTGTTCCGGAAAATGGTGGTACAGCGGCAGCGCCGTCGCCTGGCGGCCAGTCGGCGGCCGTTCCCAGACTACCCGCTAGACTTGTTCGAAGCCGACAGTCGCGTGCTCGGTGACGGCACGCTGTTCGTGCCTCTGGGTGCCGTGCGAGGCACGTATCATCAGGACGCCTTCTGGGAGTACCATCTCCCCCGCGTGCTCCTCCAGATGAGCTCCGCTCTGATGGACGTATTCAGGGACGTGTCGTTTCAGCTGCGCTCCAACTACACGGACTTGCATAACCGCTTCGCAGTGGCCGAATCATGTTTGCGCGAGGACCGGCTGTCCATGAGCGAGGCGACGTCGGTGCCCTTCTCGTCCAATGGTACGGCTCGCGAGGACGTGCGCGATCTGCTGGCTGTGGCGGCGGCCTTTCGAGCGTACAGCCGGCTTATCGGTACCAGTAGAGAAGGCACGCTGCCTGGTCTGCCGTTCAGTAATGACCAGCTGTTCTTCGTGCACTTTGCACTGAACCGTTGTGAGAGGTACGACACCGCCTACGAAGACCAGCTGCTGCGCCATGGGCGCCGGGCGCATGCCAGGTACCGCGTTAACGGACCTCTACGTCACTCGATCAGCTTCAACCGGGCGTTCCAGTGTCGGCGTGGCTCGTACATGAACCCGCGGCGGAAGTGCGTTTTCTGA